A stretch of Nitrospirota bacterium DNA encodes these proteins:
- a CDS encoding cation diffusion facilitator family transporter, which yields MSTPASYEHLRSRLTLALALNAAIIVAEFIGGWILNSIGLMSDAGHNLVDQGSLFLALYAHLLTARPATEARTFGYHRAGIIAAFLNSFILLLTAIGITVVGINRLLQPVPVDGAWVMAIAALSFAANLSIALLLQHGAKDDLNIRSAFWHMLGDAWVSLGVVISGAAILFAGWTIFDPLISLLVVVAIAKGAWPLFRESLEVLLESTPSHISATHVATTIEAIPGVKNVHDLHIWAVEPRLIMLTCHILVDGDDSAMTNGLLQTIRTKVSAEFGIKHLTIQMGTACCQPNEIHCDLTTLAKHHRDEGLVHVHH from the coding sequence ATGTCTACTCCGGCCTCCTACGAACATCTCCGCTCCCGGCTGACGCTCGCCCTGGCGCTGAACGCCGCGATCATCGTCGCTGAGTTCATCGGCGGATGGATCCTCAACAGCATCGGACTCATGAGCGACGCGGGCCATAACCTCGTCGACCAGGGTTCGCTCTTTCTGGCCCTCTATGCCCATCTCCTCACGGCCAGGCCTGCCACAGAAGCCAGAACGTTCGGCTATCACAGGGCCGGCATCATTGCGGCATTTCTGAATTCGTTTATCCTGTTGCTCACGGCCATTGGCATCACAGTCGTGGGAATCAATCGGCTGCTGCAACCAGTCCCGGTGGACGGAGCCTGGGTCATGGCGATCGCGGCGCTCAGCTTCGCAGCCAATCTCAGCATTGCATTGCTCTTGCAGCATGGAGCCAAGGACGATCTCAATATCCGCAGCGCCTTCTGGCACATGCTGGGCGACGCCTGGGTGTCGCTGGGAGTCGTGATCAGCGGCGCCGCCATCCTCTTCGCCGGATGGACCATTTTCGATCCGCTCATCAGCTTGCTGGTCGTCGTGGCCATTGCCAAAGGAGCCTGGCCGCTATTCAGAGAATCACTGGAGGTCTTGCTGGAATCGACGCCGTCCCATATCAGCGCCACGCATGTGGCAACCACGATCGAAGCTATTCCCGGCGTCAAGAACGTCCACGACCTCCATATCTGGGCCGTGGAACCACGGTTGATCATGCTGACCTGCCATATCCTCGTCGATGGAGACGATTCGGCCATGACCAATGGCCTGCTCCAGACCATCCGAACCAAGGTCAGCGCCGAGTTCGGCATCAAGCACCTGACGATTCAGATGGGCACTGCCTGCTGCCAGCCGAACGAGATCCAC
- the metG gene encoding methionine--tRNA ligase has translation MSNPNSFYITTPIYYVNDVPHIGHAYTTVAADVLARYWRLRGRDVFFLTGLDEHGQKVQQAAAKAGIDPQAHCDKLAPQFQELWKRLNISHDAFIRTTDAPHKSVVQRYLQELFDAGLIYKADYTGWYCTFDERFWTEKDVTGGLCPDCKRPVEQLSEHNYFFKMGQYQERLIDHIKQHPDFIRPESRRNEVLGFLTTQTLGDLSISRPKSRLSWGIELPFDKDCVTYVWFDALVNYVSALEYLPKKPSFDQFWPASVHLVGKDILTTHAVYWSTMLMALNLPLPKTIFAHGWWTVDGEKMSKSRGNVVDPHKMIETIGADAFRHFLFREVPFGQDGDFSQSTMVTIINSDLANGVGNLLSRTLTMIERFAIGTIPAPGTPALPELEDRIAATATSLPEKIEHGFRALAFRENLQAIWELIGLCDEYIDKAAPWQLAKNPENHPRLNTVLHTASRALRLISVLLYPYMPQTAGQLAQQLGLSFDFSKPLPQTAYEWDAPFPETKICKGPGLFPRIETKPQGAKTVSDATIPPQPTAAIPTPAIPAPQPAAAAAAPAAPAQITIDDFMKIQLKTAKVISAERVPKSEKLLKLQVSLGEGGEQRQIVAGIGKKYEPEALIGKMIIIVANLKPAKLMGVESQGMVLAAGDSEVRGLATILEEVDPGTKVK, from the coding sequence ATGAGTAATCCCAACAGCTTCTACATCACGACGCCGATCTATTACGTGAACGACGTGCCCCATATCGGGCATGCCTATACCACCGTGGCGGCCGACGTCCTGGCCCGCTACTGGCGCTTGCGGGGGCGCGACGTCTTTTTCCTCACAGGGCTCGACGAGCATGGGCAAAAGGTTCAGCAGGCCGCCGCCAAAGCCGGCATCGACCCGCAAGCCCATTGCGACAAGCTCGCGCCCCAGTTTCAGGAACTCTGGAAACGACTGAACATCTCGCACGACGCCTTCATCAGGACGACCGATGCCCCGCACAAGTCAGTCGTCCAGCGATATCTTCAAGAGCTCTTCGATGCGGGCTTGATTTACAAAGCCGATTACACTGGCTGGTACTGCACCTTCGACGAACGGTTCTGGACCGAGAAGGATGTCACAGGCGGCCTCTGCCCCGACTGCAAACGCCCGGTAGAGCAGCTCAGCGAACACAACTACTTTTTCAAGATGGGGCAGTATCAGGAACGCCTGATCGACCACATCAAACAACATCCTGACTTCATCCGCCCAGAATCCCGGCGCAATGAAGTCCTTGGATTTCTGACGACGCAAACCCTCGGCGACCTCTCGATCTCCCGGCCTAAATCAAGACTCTCCTGGGGCATTGAACTCCCCTTCGACAAAGACTGCGTGACCTACGTCTGGTTCGACGCGCTGGTGAACTATGTCTCAGCCTTGGAATATCTCCCGAAGAAGCCCTCCTTCGATCAGTTCTGGCCTGCCTCGGTCCATCTGGTCGGGAAAGATATTCTGACGACCCACGCAGTCTACTGGTCCACGATGCTCATGGCCCTGAACCTGCCGCTGCCGAAAACGATCTTCGCTCACGGCTGGTGGACCGTCGACGGGGAAAAGATGTCGAAGAGCCGCGGCAATGTCGTGGACCCGCACAAGATGATCGAGACCATCGGCGCCGATGCGTTCCGGCATTTCTTGTTTCGGGAAGTCCCGTTCGGACAGGACGGAGACTTTTCGCAATCCACCATGGTCACCATCATCAACAGCGACTTGGCCAACGGGGTCGGCAATCTGTTGAGCCGCACATTGACCATGATCGAGCGGTTCGCCATCGGCACGATTCCCGCGCCTGGCACTCCGGCCCTTCCGGAGCTGGAAGACAGGATCGCCGCAACCGCGACCAGCCTGCCGGAAAAAATCGAGCATGGATTCCGTGCGCTCGCCTTCCGGGAAAATCTCCAGGCCATTTGGGAACTGATCGGCCTCTGCGACGAATACATCGACAAGGCTGCGCCCTGGCAACTGGCCAAGAATCCGGAGAACCACCCGCGCCTCAATACAGTCCTGCATACAGCCTCAAGGGCGCTGCGCTTAATCTCTGTCCTCCTCTATCCCTACATGCCCCAGACGGCCGGGCAGCTAGCCCAGCAACTCGGCCTCTCGTTCGACTTTTCAAAACCGCTACCGCAGACAGCCTACGAATGGGACGCGCCGTTTCCCGAGACAAAGATTTGCAAAGGCCCCGGCCTGTTCCCCCGCATCGAAACAAAACCACAAGGAGCGAAGACCGTGAGCGACGCAACCATTCCCCCGCAACCGACAGCAGCGATCCCCACGCCGGCCATTCCCGCCCCGCAACCAGCAGCCGCTGCTGCTGCGCCAGCCGCGCCGGCCCAGATCACTATCGACGACTTCATGAAGATTCAGCTCAAGACCGCGAAGGTCATCAGCGCGGAGCGGGTGCCGAAGTCGGAAAAGCTCCTCAAACTGCAAGTCAGTCTTGGCGAGGGAGGGGAACAACGGCAGATCGTCGCAGGCATCGGCAAGAAATACGAGCCGGAGGCCCTGATCGGCAAGATGATCATCATTGTCGCGAACCTGAAGCCGGCGAAACTCATGGGCGTCGAATCGCAAGGCATGGTCCTGGCCGCAGGGGACAGCGAAGTGCGCGGTCTTGCCACCATCCTCGAAGAAGTGGACCCAGGCACCAAGGTAAAGTAA
- the holB gene encoding DNA polymerase III subunit delta', with protein MPFRDCIGHQQSITLLQAAVAHEQLAHAYLFHGEEAIGKRLTAIRFAQALSCERPPETEGLDSCGICRSCQQIEARTHPDFFVIEPDPEQATQQIKIEQVREIEHQIMYRPLIGERKICLINDADRMTIGAANALLKTLEEPPGHSLFLLISSRPAALPATIRSRCQALRFTTPARTQVEAALILKREIPPADARFLAIISEGRIGEALTSDVKDTRARQQELVDLVRPQSLQSIGSILSSAEAIAKADRAQDILAWLTRWIRDLVLIQVGGDRDQILNLDDLSTLEAYAQQADTDALLGLLREIELTEQRATRHLNLQMALEMILLRLRDALTLSSAPLPA; from the coding sequence ATGCCCTTTCGCGACTGCATCGGCCATCAGCAATCCATTACGCTCTTACAAGCTGCCGTCGCCCATGAGCAATTGGCTCACGCCTACCTGTTCCATGGCGAGGAGGCGATCGGGAAACGATTGACGGCGATTCGTTTCGCGCAAGCGCTCAGCTGCGAACGGCCGCCAGAAACAGAAGGCCTCGACAGTTGCGGCATCTGCCGCTCCTGCCAACAAATCGAAGCCCGCACCCATCCGGACTTTTTCGTCATCGAACCGGATCCGGAACAGGCCACCCAGCAAATCAAGATCGAACAGGTCCGCGAGATCGAGCACCAGATCATGTATCGTCCGCTCATCGGCGAGCGGAAAATCTGCCTGATTAACGACGCAGACCGCATGACGATCGGCGCGGCCAACGCCTTGCTGAAAACATTGGAAGAGCCGCCCGGACACAGTCTCTTCCTCCTGATCTCCAGCCGCCCCGCGGCCCTCCCTGCGACCATCCGGTCGCGCTGTCAGGCCCTACGCTTCACGACCCCGGCCCGCACCCAGGTGGAGGCCGCGCTCATCCTGAAGCGAGAAATCCCCCCGGCAGACGCGCGATTCCTCGCCATCATCAGCGAGGGCCGTATCGGAGAAGCCCTCACGTCCGACGTGAAAGACACGCGCGCGCGCCAGCAAGAACTCGTGGACTTGGTCCGGCCCCAATCCTTGCAATCGATCGGATCCATCCTGTCTTCGGCGGAAGCAATTGCCAAGGCAGACCGGGCCCAGGACATCCTCGCCTGGCTAACTCGTTGGATCCGCGACCTCGTCTTGATCCAGGTCGGAGGAGATCGCGACCAGATACTCAACCTCGACGATCTCAGCACACTGGAAGCCTACGCGCAGCAGGCCGATACCGATGCATTGCTGGGCCTGCTCCGCGAAATCGAACTGACCGAGCAGCGAGCCACGCGCCATCTCAATCTCCAGATGGCCCTGGAAATGATCCTGCTCCGCCTGCGCGACGCGCTCACCCTGTCGTCCGCCCCTCTGCCAGCCTAG
- the tmk gene encoding dTMP kinase, with product MGTKKRQTRGLFITLEGVEGSGKSTQISHLAKVLTKAGYRVLQTREPGGTATAEAIRHILLTASSKEPVTPQAEALLILAARSQHVTHLIEPALRNGTVVLCDRFSDSTLAYQGFARGLDLQWLRKANDVATDGLAPNLTLVLDLPISVGLARRRADRGQQNRLDREAERFHRKVRRGFLALAAEEPGRMKIVDANRPAQEVRDELTEIVLGWIAKPRRSSRCRS from the coding sequence ATGGGCACAAAAAAGCGACAGACTCGCGGTCTCTTCATTACCCTGGAGGGAGTCGAGGGCAGCGGGAAAAGCACCCAGATCAGCCACCTCGCCAAGGTGCTGACCAAGGCAGGCTATCGCGTACTCCAAACGAGAGAACCGGGCGGCACCGCGACAGCCGAAGCAATCCGCCATATTCTCCTCACTGCCTCGTCAAAAGAACCGGTCACACCGCAAGCGGAGGCCCTGCTGATTCTGGCCGCGAGAAGCCAGCACGTCACGCATCTCATCGAACCGGCATTACGGAACGGCACCGTCGTGCTCTGCGACCGGTTTTCCGATTCCACCCTGGCCTACCAAGGATTCGCGCGGGGTCTTGATCTGCAATGGCTTCGGAAAGCCAACGACGTCGCAACAGACGGACTGGCGCCGAACCTCACCCTCGTCCTCGACCTCCCCATTTCAGTGGGCTTGGCCAGGAGGCGAGCCGATCGTGGCCAGCAGAATCGGCTGGACCGGGAGGCAGAACGTTTCCATCGAAAAGTACGCCGGGGGTTTCTGGCTCTCGCGGCAGAAGAACCGGGCCGCATGAAGATCGTGGATGCGAATCGCCCCGCGCAAGAAGTCCGGGACGAGCTCACAGAGATCGTGCTAGGCTGGATAGCGAAACCGCGTCGATCGTCACGCTGCCGGAGCTAA
- a CDS encoding DUF502 domain-containing protein: MMTAYFRRLSFMLKTSLKRYFLTGLLVIIPLWGTVLILKTLFVAVDGILGDLLVRLVPSHYVPGLGILSLILLVLVTGLFATNFMGKQIVKWWEDWLNRVPLVRGIYSTLKSMMDILSFSDHPSYNRVVLIQFPKSGNYCFAFVTGATKGEMQDLAQEPLIHVYVPTSPNPTSGYFLLVPEHEVAAIDMSVEEAMKLIVSGGLCSPSTSLSSAVMAATKQSMVKQPESGVPIG, translated from the coding sequence ATGATGACGGCCTACTTCCGGCGGCTCTCATTTATGCTGAAAACCTCGCTAAAACGCTACTTTCTGACAGGCCTGCTGGTGATTATCCCCCTGTGGGGAACCGTCCTCATTTTGAAGACCCTTTTCGTGGCGGTGGATGGGATTTTGGGAGACCTCCTGGTCCGGTTGGTGCCGAGTCATTATGTGCCGGGATTGGGGATTCTTTCGTTGATTCTGTTGGTGCTGGTGACCGGGCTTTTTGCCACGAACTTCATGGGCAAACAAATCGTGAAGTGGTGGGAGGACTGGTTGAACCGTGTGCCGCTCGTGCGGGGGATCTACTCGACCTTGAAGTCCATGATGGACATTTTGTCCTTTTCCGACCATCCGTCCTATAACCGCGTCGTGCTGATTCAGTTTCCCAAGAGCGGCAACTATTGTTTCGCCTTCGTGACCGGCGCGACCAAAGGAGAGATGCAAGATCTCGCGCAGGAGCCTTTGATCCATGTCTATGTGCCGACGTCGCCGAATCCGACGTCCGGCTATTTCCTCCTGGTGCCGGAACATGAAGTTGCCGCTATCGATATGAGCGTAGAAGAGGCGATGAAGCTCATCGTCTCAGGCGGGCTCTGTTCGCCCTCCACGTCCCTGTCCTCGGCCGTGATGGCCGCGACGAAGCAGAGCATGGTCAAGCAGCCTGAATCGGGAGTGCCGATCGGATGA
- the glmU gene encoding bifunctional UDP-N-acetylglucosamine diphosphorylase/glucosamine-1-phosphate N-acetyltransferase GlmU produces the protein MSRSRATEATTVKKPAGADRQGRIAGLAVVVMAAGLGKRMHSKQAKVLHPVAGQAMVLYSVGLGLRIAGEPVAVVVGHQAELVRQAIDRAVSGKSGARVSIVEQRKQLGTGHAVLQSRPVFGVGKRGAPSSYLILNGDTPLLREETVRELLRVHEAERATVTLLTAELDDASGYGRVVRAPSAERSVVRIVEDRDANDTERSIHEINVGTYVVDGEFLFSALEKLDPSNAQGEYYLTDIVRLAERAGRRIAAVVLDDPDEGLGVNTRRQLAEAEQVVRWQIRDRWLDAGVTMIDPASTWIDATVTIGKDTVLYPNVTLEGATVIGEDCLLRSHTRLTDCTIGNGVEILDHCLFAGSQIEDGARLGPFVHLRPGVVVRKKAKVGNFVEMKKTDLGEGSQANHLSYLGDAKIGKGVNVGAGTITCNYDGSRKFQTVIGDGVFLGSDIQLVAPVTVGEGAVIAAGTTVTEDVPAHALAIGRVVQVNRAGWAARRRALVTAVPAKAAKKPAASQPKKRK, from the coding sequence ATGAGCCGCTCACGCGCGACTGAAGCCACAACGGTGAAGAAGCCGGCCGGGGCAGACCGGCAGGGACGGATTGCCGGCCTGGCGGTCGTCGTGATGGCTGCGGGCTTGGGAAAGCGGATGCATTCAAAGCAGGCGAAGGTGCTGCATCCTGTGGCGGGCCAGGCGATGGTGCTCTATTCGGTCGGACTCGGATTGCGCATCGCCGGAGAGCCTGTGGCGGTCGTGGTCGGCCATCAGGCAGAGCTGGTTCGCCAGGCGATCGATCGGGCTGTGTCTGGCAAGAGCGGCGCGCGAGTGTCGATCGTCGAGCAACGGAAGCAATTGGGCACGGGCCATGCGGTGTTGCAGAGCCGTCCGGTGTTCGGGGTGGGCAAGCGGGGCGCTCCCTCCAGCTATTTGATTCTGAACGGCGATACGCCGCTGCTCCGGGAAGAGACCGTGCGTGAACTCCTGCGCGTGCATGAAGCGGAGCGCGCGACCGTGACTCTTCTGACCGCGGAGCTGGACGACGCGAGCGGCTATGGGCGGGTTGTCCGTGCTCCTTCAGCCGAACGGAGCGTCGTTCGCATCGTCGAGGATCGTGATGCCAATGATACGGAGCGATCGATCCATGAAATCAACGTGGGCACCTATGTGGTCGACGGGGAGTTTCTTTTCAGCGCGCTGGAAAAGCTCGACCCCAGCAATGCCCAAGGGGAATATTATTTGACGGATATCGTCCGGCTCGCGGAACGCGCCGGACGGCGTATCGCAGCGGTCGTGCTCGACGATCCCGATGAAGGACTGGGCGTCAATACCAGGCGGCAGCTCGCCGAGGCGGAGCAGGTGGTGCGATGGCAGATCCGGGACCGGTGGCTGGATGCGGGGGTGACGATGATCGATCCTGCCTCGACCTGGATCGACGCGACCGTCACGATCGGGAAAGACACGGTGCTCTATCCCAACGTGACGCTCGAAGGGGCGACGGTCATCGGGGAAGATTGCCTGCTACGTTCCCATACGCGACTGACGGATTGTACTATTGGCAACGGGGTCGAGATTCTGGACCATTGCCTGTTTGCCGGCTCGCAGATCGAGGACGGCGCGCGATTGGGCCCCTTCGTGCATCTGCGGCCAGGCGTGGTGGTGCGGAAGAAGGCGAAGGTTGGGAACTTTGTCGAGATGAAGAAGACTGACTTGGGTGAAGGGTCGCAGGCGAACCATCTGAGTTACCTGGGGGATGCGAAGATCGGGAAAGGGGTGAACGTCGGCGCCGGCACCATCACCTGTAACTACGACGGGTCGCGGAAGTTTCAGACGGTCATTGGCGACGGAGTTTTTCTCGGGAGCGATATTCAGCTGGTCGCGCCGGTGACGGTGGGGGAAGGAGCCGTCATTGCAGCCGGCACCACGGTCACGGAGGATGTGCCGGCTCATGCGCTGGCGATCGGGCGGGTGGTGCAAGTGAATCGTGCTGGATGGGCGGCGCGCCGCCGAGCCTTGGTGACGGCAGTACCGGCCAAGGCGGCGAAGAAGCCCGCGGCAAGCCAACCCAAGAAGCGGAAATAG
- the glmS gene encoding glutamine--fructose-6-phosphate transaminase (isomerizing): MCGIVGYVGDQEAVPILIGGLAKLEYRGYDSAGVAVLQGEKIEVRRSVGKLANLQKSLKEKELSGTVGIGHTRWATHGKPSEQNAHPHRSKGCVLVHNGIIENYQPLKQQLENEGYKFHSETDTEVVAHLIDKYFQPGVKLAEAVRAATKDVRGSYALAVISEREPGTMIAARAGCPLVVGTTATASFVASDVMAMLAHTRDVTYLEEGDLAVVTAADIHLIDIEGRPVKRKLTKITWDASAAEKGGFPHFMLKEIHEQPQTILDTMRGRYSYDTGEADLPDIGLTPKEFAAVGRIWIVACGTSWHAGLVGKYLLEEMVRTPVQVDIASEFRYRDPLVEKDDLFITISQSGETADTLAAAREAKEKGARVVSIVNVVGSTLARESDGVLYTHCGPEIGVASTKAFTAQLTALYMLALHLGRVRGTLAVADGKAWLDRLVRLPVLVEQVLGREAEIVAIAKRYHKKRNFLFLGRGINYPIALEGALKLKEVSYIHAEGYAAGEMKHGPIALIDKDMPVVVLAPKDRLYEKTVSNLMEVKARHAPVIALVAEGERELGKIADAVFTIPDTHPLLSPILFTIPLQLLAYHVAVLRGADVDQPRNLAKSVTVE, from the coding sequence ATGTGTGGAATCGTCGGATATGTGGGAGATCAGGAGGCGGTGCCGATTCTCATCGGTGGCCTGGCCAAGCTGGAGTATCGAGGATATGACTCGGCCGGCGTCGCGGTGCTGCAGGGCGAGAAGATTGAAGTCCGGCGCAGCGTCGGTAAGCTCGCCAATCTTCAGAAGTCGCTTAAGGAAAAAGAGCTGAGCGGCACCGTGGGGATCGGCCACACACGTTGGGCGACGCACGGGAAGCCCTCGGAGCAAAATGCCCATCCGCACCGCTCGAAGGGTTGTGTACTCGTGCATAACGGCATCATCGAAAACTATCAGCCGTTGAAACAGCAATTGGAGAACGAGGGGTACAAGTTTCACTCGGAAACGGATACGGAAGTGGTCGCGCACCTGATCGACAAATATTTCCAGCCTGGCGTGAAGCTGGCTGAGGCAGTGCGAGCTGCGACGAAGGACGTACGAGGGAGTTATGCGCTTGCCGTCATTTCGGAGCGGGAACCGGGGACGATGATCGCGGCGCGCGCGGGCTGCCCGCTGGTCGTGGGCACCACGGCCACAGCCTCCTTCGTCGCCTCCGACGTCATGGCGATGCTGGCCCATACCCGTGATGTGACGTATCTCGAAGAGGGGGATTTGGCGGTTGTGACCGCGGCGGATATCCATCTCATTGACATCGAGGGACGCCCGGTGAAACGGAAATTGACGAAGATCACCTGGGATGCCTCCGCGGCGGAAAAGGGCGGCTTTCCGCATTTCATGCTGAAGGAAATTCACGAGCAGCCGCAGACGATCCTCGATACGATGCGCGGGCGCTATTCCTATGATACCGGCGAGGCGGATCTGCCAGATATCGGCTTGACGCCAAAAGAGTTTGCCGCAGTCGGCCGGATTTGGATCGTGGCTTGCGGCACGTCGTGGCACGCGGGGCTGGTGGGGAAGTATCTGCTGGAGGAGATGGTCCGTACGCCGGTGCAGGTGGATATCGCCAGCGAATTCCGTTATCGCGATCCGCTGGTCGAGAAAGACGATCTCTTTATCACGATCTCGCAGTCCGGCGAGACGGCGGACACGCTGGCCGCAGCGCGTGAGGCGAAGGAAAAGGGAGCGCGGGTCGTGTCGATCGTGAACGTGGTGGGCAGCACTCTGGCCCGCGAATCGGACGGAGTGCTCTATACCCATTGCGGGCCGGAGATCGGCGTCGCCTCGACCAAGGCCTTCACCGCGCAACTCACGGCGCTCTACATGTTGGCGCTGCATTTAGGCCGCGTGCGCGGAACCCTGGCGGTTGCGGACGGCAAGGCCTGGCTTGATCGCCTTGTCCGGCTTCCTGTATTGGTCGAGCAGGTGCTCGGTCGGGAGGCGGAGATCGTGGCGATTGCCAAGCGCTATCACAAGAAGCGAAATTTTTTGTTCCTCGGGCGCGGCATCAACTATCCGATCGCGCTCGAAGGAGCCTTGAAGCTGAAAGAAGTGTCCTATATCCATGCCGAAGGTTATGCGGCGGGAGAGATGAAGCATGGCCCGATCGCGCTCATCGACAAGGACATGCCAGTCGTTGTGTTGGCGCCGAAAGACCGGTTGTATGAAAAGACCGTGAGCAATCTGATGGAAGTGAAGGCCCGGCATGCGCCGGTCATTGCGTTGGTGGCGGAAGGCGAACGGGAGCTGGGAAAGATCGCCGATGCGGTCTTCACGATTCCCGACACCCATCCCCTGTTGTCGCCGATTTTGTTTACGATTCCCTTGCAGCTTTTAGCCTATCATGTCGCAGTGTTGCGAGGGGCGGATGTGGATCAGCCTCGGAACTTGGCCAAAAGTGTGACGGTTGAATGA
- the gatC gene encoding Asp-tRNA(Asn)/Glu-tRNA(Gln) amidotransferase subunit GatC, which translates to MEITKQEVEKVAKLARLELTESEKAAFAKQLSQILTHVETLKQYDTTGVEPTATVLGQANVFRPDEARPSLSVDRAVANAPESADGFFVVPKIIEDRQPL; encoded by the coding sequence GTGGAAATTACCAAACAGGAAGTGGAGAAGGTCGCGAAGCTGGCGCGGCTGGAGTTGACGGAGAGTGAGAAGGCGGCCTTTGCCAAGCAGCTGAGCCAGATCCTCACGCATGTGGAAACGCTGAAACAGTACGATACCACTGGCGTTGAGCCGACGGCCACGGTGTTGGGGCAGGCCAATGTGTTCCGCCCCGATGAGGCGCGGCCGTCTCTATCTGTCGATCGAGCGGTGGCCAATGCGCCGGAGTCGGCCGACGGGTTCTTTGTAGTGCCAAAAATTATTGAAGATCGCCAACCCCTTTAA
- a CDS encoding aspartate 1-decarboxylase, with protein MFRQMLRSKIHRATVTESCLDYEGSLTIDENLMEAAGILPYEAIVCSNLNNGERFMTYAMAGKRGAGEIILNGPTARKGAVRDQIIIFCYEYYSEEEITRHAPKIIQVNEKNQMVPGKTKR; from the coding sequence ATGTTCAGGCAAATGTTGCGGTCGAAAATTCATCGGGCCACGGTCACGGAGTCCTGCCTCGATTATGAAGGCAGCCTCACGATCGATGAGAATCTGATGGAAGCAGCGGGGATTTTGCCCTATGAGGCGATTGTCTGTTCCAATCTGAATAACGGCGAGCGGTTCATGACCTATGCGATGGCGGGCAAGCGCGGCGCGGGCGAAATCATCCTCAATGGGCCGACGGCGCGGAAGGGCGCGGTGCGCGATCAGATCATCATTTTCTGTTACGAGTATTATTCGGAAGAAGAAATCACCCGGCATGCGCCCAAGATCATCCAGGTCAATGAGAAGAACCAGATGGTGCCAGGGAAGACGAAACGCTGA